In Vicia villosa cultivar HV-30 ecotype Madison, WI unplaced genomic scaffold, Vvil1.0 ctg.000006F_1_1_1, whole genome shotgun sequence, one DNA window encodes the following:
- the LOC131621488 gene encoding uncharacterized protein LOC131621488, which translates to MAYRRKQYGTSKSSPLIFETEPIRNPNPVTPSSSNSNYDGVDTSSSSLAAKAIRASSARRDSSLSSLYGHSNLSSPRSQPTPTVPPSAKDSRAYEYTSMKRLDESKNGFWGVLARKAKSILEDDGLTRESEIPGSPRSQFSDVTSRGKGQNLNHLEEENLKRDSPTIIRGLGAITSSLTQIGGTIGKSFEEGFTIVENRTSDIIQETRKHIRKKPGNISVQNQGTNHSTTLQEPQMRTQKSPKHADQELQLKASRDVAMAMAAKAKLLLRELKTVKADLAFAKDRCAQLEEENKILRINRERGDSQDDDDLVRLQLETLLAEKARLAHENSVYARENRFLREVVEYHQLTMQDVVYLDESNEEVSEVNPLNLPQVPIKSLDSITPSATSLSLPSEAKLGMGSELTGSISCPISGKNVKDSTSSEGTSISSIAGKDIK; encoded by the exons ATGGCGTATAGAAGAAAACAATACGGAACTTCCAAGTCCTCTCCTTTGATTTTCGAAACCGAACCAATTCGAAACCCTAATCCTGTTACACCTTCTTCCTCCAACTCCAACTATGACGGCGTTGACACTTCTTCGTCTTCCCTTGCTGCTAAAGCTATCAGAGCTTCTTCGGCGCGGCGTGATTCTTCGCTCTCGTCTCTTTATGGTCACTCCAATCTCTCCTCTCCTCGTTCTCAACCTACTCCAACTGTTCCTCCCTCCGCAAAg GATTCAAGAGCTTATGAATATACATCTATGAAGAGATTGGATGAGTCAAAGAATGGATTTTGGGGTGTTCTTGCTAGAAAAGCAAAATCAATTCTTGAGGATGATGGTTTAACACGGGAATCTGAAATACCTGGGTCACCAAGGTCACAATTTTCAGATGTAACATCTAGGGGCAAG GGCCAAAATTTGAATCACTTAGAGGAAGAAAATCTCAAAAGAGACAGTCCAACAATTATTAGGGGATTAGGTGCGATCACATCCTCGCTTACTCAAATTGGTGGCACCATTGGTAAATCTTTCGAG GAAGGTTTTACAATTGTTGAGAATCGGACTTCAGATATCATTCAGGAAACCCGTAAACATATCAGGAAAAAGCCTGGAAACATTTCAGTACAAAATCAGGGAACAAACCATTCTACTACGTTGCAAGAACCCCAGATGCGGACCCAGAAGTCGCCAAAGCATGCAGACCAAGAACTTCAGCTGAAGGCATCTCGCGAC GTTGCAATGGCAATGGCTGCCAAAGCAAAACTGCTTCTTCGGGAGTTGAAGACTGTCAAAGCTGATCTGGCATTTGCAAAAGATCGATGTGCTCAACTAGAGGAAGAAAATAAAATCCTCCGTATAAATCGTGAAAGGGGAGATAGCCAAGACGACGATGATTTG GTACGACTTCAACTTGAAACTCTTCTAGCTGAGAAAGCTCGCTTGGCCCATGAGAACTCAGTTTATGCCCGTGAGAATCGCTTTCTGAGGGAGGTTGTTGAATATCATCAGCTTACGATGCAAGATGTTGTCTACTTAGACGAGAGCAATGAGGAAGTCTCTGAAGTTAATCCTCTTAACCTACCCCAAGTGCCTATCAAGTCCCTAGATTCTATTACTCCATCTGCAACATCCCTATCATTGCCTTCAGAAGCCAAACTTGGCATGGGTTCAGAATTAACAGGAAGCATTTCATGTCCCATATCAGGAAAGAATGTAAAGGATTCAACGagttctgaagggacaagcatctCTTCTATAGCTGGAAAGGATATAAAATGA